GAATGCGCCGCCACGGCGTGCAGTTTCAACGACAACGGCTGCCACGCTCCGGCGATCACCGTGGCGTCGACGGGTGATGCCGCTTCCTGCGCGACGTTCGTGGAGTCCTCGGTGCAGGGCGGGATCGCGGAGGTGATCGGCGCCGTGGGCGCCTGCGCACGCTCCGAGTGTGTCTACAACACCAACCTCGCCTGCACCGTCGAGTCGATCACCGTCGGTCCCGGCGCCACCGCCAGCGACTGCCTCACCTACCAGCCCGCCTGACGCCACCCGCCCGCCGTGTGCGCGGGGGCGAGCCTGCCCGGGAGGCGCCAATCCACCGACACCGGCATGGCGACCACCGGCGGCCCGACACGACGCCGTCTTGGCAAAGGCAAGCCTAACCTACTAAGGTCGTATCCCTAGGCCGAGCCCACCTTCACTCGTGGCCGAGGGGATTGACATGGCGTTCCACCCAGCCAGGCGGCCAGCGGACCTGGCGGACGCCGCGCCCGCCACTGACAGCAACGCGACAGCGAAGGCGTCAGGGGCGGGCGCGCACGCCGTTCTGACGGATCCGGACGCCGTTGCGGTACGCTCCGCCCTGTCCGCCACCCCATCCCTGCGGCTTCGCCTCGACGACACCGACGTCGACCTCGTCGAATCGCACGCCGTCCTGCCGGACGGGACGGTGGTCCTCGCGGTTGATCCGATGACCCGGACCGGCGGCCTGCTGGTCGCCGCACGCGGCCGGCCAGGTGCGGTGCGGCTCGACGTGACCCAACTGGTCCCGGTTGCCGTCCGCTCCCGGGTACGAGCCAGAGTGAGAATGCTCGGCACCGCCCACCGATTTGACCCGGCAAGTCTGGACTCGTGCGACACCGACACCGTCATGTCCCTGCTCGACCTGCCCCCCGTCGCGCTATGGGCGGTCGAACCGATCGCGATCGGCCTCGCCCGCGACATCGGTGGAACCACGGTGGACATCAGCGCCTACCGCGCCGCGCGCCCGGACCCGCTGGCCGCCGACGAAGCCGCGCACCTGCAGCACCTCGCCCAGCGGCACAGCGGCGTCCTCAACCAACTCGCCACGCTGGTCGACCCAGCATTGATGGCCCGGTCGGCCCGGGTGATACCGGTGGCGGTCGACGCCGACGGCATCGTGCTCCGCGCCGAGACACCGGACACCCACACCGACGTCCGGCTGCCGTTCGCCCGTCGGGTCGTCACAAACGCCGGCCTGGCCGAGGCACTTCGGACGCTGCTTGCCGAGGTGGCGCGGCGTAGATCCCACCATCCGCCCACGGCGGGCGGAGAGCGACCTTCGGCTGCCTGAAACCCATCCACCGCACCGGCCTGTTCCAGGGCGTTCATCGTGTCGCGCGCGGTGAACAGTCGGCGTCGAGGTCGGCGTACTGCTGATCGGCCGGCGTGACATCCGCGGTTCCTCAGTTCGAGCGGTATGCGCTGCTCGATGCTCGGGTCGGACGGCGCATGCTGGGTATAGTCCATCTGCCCGTGGGACGTGGCGGCGTGGGTCGACCTCGTTGTGCGGACTGGTGCTCACCGGCGTGGTGCCACGCCGGCCGCGTGCCTACCTGTCGAACTCGGCCTCAACGGCGGCGCGGAACGTCCGCGCGGGCCGACCGGTGAGGCGCCGGACGGTGTCGGTGACACGATTCTCCGCCCCCTCCGCGATGGCACGGTCCATGCCGGCCAGCATGGCGGCGAACTCCAGCGGCATCAGCGCTGCGAGACGATCGCGCATCTGCTCGTAGGACAGCCGGCGGTGGATCACGGGCCGCCCGGTGAGCTCGGTGATGATCGCCGCGATGTCGTCGTAGCTGAGCGCCTCTGGTCCGGTGAGGACGAGATCGGTGTTGGGGGCGTGATCGTCGGTCAGGGCGTGGACGGCGACGGCCGCGATGTCCTGGGCGTCGACGAAGCCGACCCGTCCGCTGTCGGTGGCGGAACAGATGATGCCGTCTTCGCGGATGCTGAGAGCATGCGAGTGGGTGCCGGTGAAGTTCTGCATGAACCACGAGGGGCGCAGCACCGTCCACTGTTCGAACAGGTCGGGCAGAGCCTGGTGCACCGCTCCCACGGCCGGGCCGCCCTCGGGGACGGCTGAGGAACTCAGGAGCACCGCGCGATGTACGCCGACAGTGCGGGCCTGCCGGAGGAACGGCAACATGACCGTCGCCGGGTCGGAGTCACCCGGCGGCGGTACGAGGTAGACGCGGTCGACGCCGTCGAGAACAGCAGCGTGGGTGGATGGGCTGTACCAGTCGAAGGGGACCGGCTCCGCGCCGGGGACCGGGGTGGCGTGACGGCTGGCGGCTTTCACGCGGTGGCCAGCGGCTGTCAGCTGCGCGGTAGTGCGGCTACCGGTGGTGCCGGTGGCGCCGATGACCATTGTGGTGCCGGTGGCGGTCATCAGTTGCTTCCGGTGACGTCGGCGCCGGGCGCGAGGCCGAGAGGGTTCCAGTTGTCACGGTAGGAGGTGCTGCGCCCGTCGGTTATGACGGCGATGTGGGGCGTGTGACGGTAGAGATCCGCCGGAGAAGTCGGTGTGGCCACGGGTATCCTCCATCTCATGAATCCGGACCGTGGGTCCGGTTGGACAATACGGACCGCGGGTCCGCTTTGCAAGTCGAGGAGGACCATGTCCGACCGCAAGCCCCGCAAGGACGCCGTCCGTAACCGGCAGGCCGTCCTCGCGGCCGCCGACGCTCTCTTCGTCCGCTGCAAGAGCCCTGAAGACGTCACCATGGCCGACATCGCAGCGGCGGCCGGTGTCGGCAAGGGCACGCTCTTCCGAGCCTTCGGCGACCGCCCCGGTCTGCTCCGCGCCCTGTACGAGGCGCGGCTGGAACCGATCAGAGAGGCCGTCGAAGCGGGCCCTCCACCCCTGGGGCCCACCACCCCGCCGCAGCAGCGCGTGCCCGCTCTGCTTGACGCCGTCCTGTGCTTCAAGCTCGACAACCGAGGCCTCGCGTCGGCGTTGGAGGAAAGCGGGAGCAGCAGCCCGTACCAGGCGGAGCATTACCAGCGGTGGCACGGCCTCCTGCAAGCCGTGCTGGAGCAGATTCCCGGCCTGGCCGACAGCGACTTCACCGCCCACGCCCTGCTCGCCGCCATCCGAGCCGATCTCGTCGAGCACCTGGCTGGGCAGGCGCACGTGCCGCGCGAGAGGATGCGGACACGCTTGGCGGCCTTCACCGCGAGGGTCCTCGACTCGACCCCCTGCGGGAGTGACCAGGCGGACGTATACGGCGGGTGATCGCCGTCAGATCTCCCCGGACCGGTGCGGACTCCGCGCGGTCCGCGCCTCGTTCCGAGGGGAGCACAGGCCGACTTCACCGTCGCAGGCGACACCCGCAGCGCCAGCACTCCCGCCGCGGAGACTTGTCGACATTCGCCCGATAAGATCCCCATCCCCCCGACTTTGGCAGGTCCGAGGCGTAGCAAGCCTATATTGTCCTGGTATGCACGCTCGGAATCGCCGGTCACCGCCATCCCGGTGGAGCGCGTTGGTCGGCATCTGCATCGCCGCGGCGCTGGTGTGGCTCGCGTTCGCCGACCTCGGCGTCGCATTACCGACGATCGCCACCCAACTGGACGTCAGTCTGACCGACATGCAGTGGGCGAACAATGCGCTCAGCATCGCCTGCGGGACGCTCCTGCTGGCCACGGGTCGCTTCGCGGATCTGTACGGTCGGCGGCGCCTGCTGCTGCTCGGCCTGGTGGTCTTCGGGTGCGCCTCCCTGGTGACCGCCTTCCTCTCCGGCCTTGCCGGTCTGATCGTCGGCCGCGCGGTGATGGGTATCGGCGGGGCGCTCATCCTGCCGGCCACGCTGGCGTTGATCCCGGTGCTGTTCAGCCGCGCCGAGCAGCCGACGGCGTTCGCCGCGTGGGCGGCGGCGACGTGGGCGGGACAGGCCCTCGGGCCGGCCTTCGGCGGGACGCTGACCACCCTGTTGGGCTGGCGGTCGCTGTTCTGGATCAGCGCACCGGCGGCTCTGGTCGCGTATCTGTTGACCAGCCGGAACACACCGGAGTCACGCGAGGTCAGCAGCGGACGTGTCGACCTGGTCGGCGTGGTGACCAGCGCCGGCGCCGCGTTGTGCCTACTCTTCGCGTTGACCGAGGGCCAGCGAGTCGGTTTCCGCAATCCGGTGATCATCGGGTTGTTCGTTGCGGCGCTGCTGCTGGCGGCGCTGTTCGTCATCGTCGAGCTGAAAATCACCAACCCGTTGGTGGACCTGCGGCTGTTCCGGGCCCGCAGCTTCGACGGCGCTCTGACCGTCAACCTGACGATGAACATCACCTTCGCCGGTACCCTGTTCGTGCTGGCCCTCTACCTGCAAGACGTGCGGGGTTACAGCGCGTTCGTGGCCGGTCTGCTGCTGGTCCCGGCGGCCGTGACGATCCTGGTGTTCAACACCGTCGGCGCACGGATCACCGCCCGACACGACGCCCGCACCCCGGCGGTCGGAGGCCTGCTCCTGATCAGCCTCGGCTTCTTCGTCGTCAGCCCGGTCACGCCCACCTCGTC
The sequence above is a segment of the Micromonospora sp. WMMA1363 genome. Coding sequences within it:
- a CDS encoding DUF1540 domain-containing protein, producing the protein MKTLLQSPPVRECAATACSFNDNGCHAPAITVASTGDAASCATFVESSVQGGIAEVIGAVGACARSECVYNTNLACTVESITVGPGATASDCLTYQPA
- a CDS encoding DUF2470 domain-containing protein; this encodes MAFHPARRPADLADAAPATDSNATAKASGAGAHAVLTDPDAVAVRSALSATPSLRLRLDDTDVDLVESHAVLPDGTVVLAVDPMTRTGGLLVAARGRPGAVRLDVTQLVPVAVRSRVRARVRMLGTAHRFDPASLDSCDTDTVMSLLDLPPVALWAVEPIAIGLARDIGGTTVDISAYRAARPDPLAADEAAHLQHLAQRHSGVLNQLATLVDPALMARSARVIPVAVDADGIVLRAETPDTHTDVRLPFARRVVTNAGLAEALRTLLAEVARRRSHHPPTAGGERPSAA
- a CDS encoding NAD(P)H-binding protein codes for the protein MTATGTTMVIGATGTTGSRTTAQLTAAGHRVKAASRHATPVPGAEPVPFDWYSPSTHAAVLDGVDRVYLVPPPGDSDPATVMLPFLRQARTVGVHRAVLLSSSAVPEGGPAVGAVHQALPDLFEQWTVLRPSWFMQNFTGTHSHALSIREDGIICSATDSGRVGFVDAQDIAAVAVHALTDDHAPNTDLVLTGPEALSYDDIAAIITELTGRPVIHRRLSYEQMRDRLAALMPLEFAAMLAGMDRAIAEGAENRVTDTVRRLTGRPARTFRAAVEAEFDR
- a CDS encoding TetR/AcrR family transcriptional regulator, translating into MSDRKPRKDAVRNRQAVLAAADALFVRCKSPEDVTMADIAAAAGVGKGTLFRAFGDRPGLLRALYEARLEPIREAVEAGPPPLGPTTPPQQRVPALLDAVLCFKLDNRGLASALEESGSSSPYQAEHYQRWHGLLQAVLEQIPGLADSDFTAHALLAAIRADLVEHLAGQAHVPRERMRTRLAAFTARVLDSTPCGSDQADVYGG
- a CDS encoding MFS transporter, yielding MHARNRRSPPSRWSALVGICIAAALVWLAFADLGVALPTIATQLDVSLTDMQWANNALSIACGTLLLATGRFADLYGRRRLLLLGLVVFGCASLVTAFLSGLAGLIVGRAVMGIGGALILPATLALIPVLFSRAEQPTAFAAWAAATWAGQALGPAFGGTLTTLLGWRSLFWISAPAALVAYLLTSRNTPESREVSSGRVDLVGVVTSAGAALCLLFALTEGQRVGFRNPVIIGLFVAALLLAALFVIVELKITNPLVDLRLFRARSFDGALTVNLTMNITFAGTLFVLALYLQDVRGYSAFVAGLLLVPAAVTILVFNTVGARITARHDARTPAVGGLLLISLGFFVVSPVTPTSSFLLVILGLLIVGVGLGLLSVPMSDTLVGGPPTELAGVASGVFKTSSMLGGALGVVLLTAVTASYGRARAGSTSAAAGLSEEESSQVVNALTNSQTARSVLDRLPTDQRAVVTGAYDQAFADGVSAALVLSGVIALVGAALSWWIWPRHRQG